From Pseudanabaena sp. PCC 6802, one genomic window encodes:
- the ftsH gene encoding ATP-dependent zinc metalloprotease FtsH, with product MKNKNWRTFGLYALLGIVAITLGATLIDSGQNKALEEWRYSRLLEAVKSKPPTVSRVIVGSDRTTAEAIIAGGTTGSKKVRVYLPNDPEFVNILRENKVEFDVVNRRNDTAVWQTLSNFIFPILILVGLFFLLRRAQVGPGSQAMNFGKSKARVQMEPQTQVTFGDVAGIEQAKLELTEVVDFLKNSDRFTAVGAKIPKGVLLVGPPGTGKTLLARAVAGEAGVPFFSISGSEFVEMFVGVGASRVRDLFEQAKSNAPCIVFIDEIDAVGRQRGAGLGGGNDEREQTLNQLLTEMDGFEGNTGIIIIAATNRPDVLDAALLRPGRFDRQVVVDRPDFAGRLEILGVHARGKTLGQDVDLEKIARRTPGFTGADLSNLLNEAAILAARRNLTEISMDEINDAVDRVLAGPEKKDRVMSDNRKKLVAYHEAGHALVGALLPDYDAVQKVTIIPRGRAGGLTWFLPTEDRMQSRAYLQNQMAVALGGRLAEEIVFGEEEVTTGASSDLQQVAAIARQMIMRFGMSDKLGPIALGRSSGNMFLGRDIMSERDFSEETAAVIDAEVSDLVSSAYNCAKLILTQNRHILDTIAQLLIERETVDAEELQEIINTSDVRMAGIL from the coding sequence GTGAAGAATAAGAATTGGAGAACTTTTGGGCTATATGCACTGCTCGGAATCGTGGCGATTACGTTAGGTGCCACCTTAATCGACAGTGGCCAAAATAAAGCCCTGGAAGAATGGCGCTACAGCCGATTGCTAGAGGCAGTGAAGAGCAAACCTCCCACCGTATCTAGAGTAATTGTTGGTTCGGATCGCACTACAGCCGAAGCGATAATTGCTGGGGGTACAACTGGCAGCAAAAAGGTACGAGTTTATCTACCTAACGATCCAGAGTTTGTGAATATACTTCGAGAAAACAAAGTCGAGTTTGACGTTGTAAACAGGCGCAACGACACGGCTGTGTGGCAAACTCTCAGCAACTTCATATTCCCGATTTTGATCCTGGTTGGTTTATTTTTCCTACTCCGCCGCGCCCAGGTCGGGCCTGGCAGTCAGGCTATGAACTTTGGTAAGTCCAAAGCCAGAGTACAAATGGAGCCGCAAACCCAAGTCACATTTGGCGATGTGGCAGGGATCGAGCAAGCCAAATTAGAACTGACTGAAGTGGTAGACTTCCTCAAAAATTCAGATCGCTTCACAGCCGTAGGAGCCAAGATCCCTAAGGGCGTACTTTTGGTAGGTCCTCCTGGTACGGGTAAAACTCTCTTGGCCCGTGCAGTAGCTGGGGAAGCAGGCGTACCTTTCTTTAGCATCTCTGGCTCTGAGTTTGTGGAAATGTTCGTGGGTGTTGGTGCGTCTAGGGTGCGCGACTTATTCGAGCAGGCAAAATCTAACGCTCCTTGCATAGTCTTTATCGATGAAATTGATGCTGTAGGTCGTCAGCGCGGCGCTGGTCTGGGCGGCGGCAACGACGAGCGCGAGCAAACCCTCAACCAGTTACTGACTGAAATGGATGGCTTCGAGGGCAACACTGGTATCATCATCATCGCGGCAACTAACCGTCCCGACGTACTGGATGCCGCACTCTTGCGCCCAGGTCGCTTTGATCGCCAGGTGGTAGTAGATCGTCCTGACTTTGCTGGCCGTCTAGAAATTCTGGGCGTGCACGCTCGTGGCAAGACGCTCGGTCAGGATGTCGATCTCGAGAAAATAGCCCGTCGTACGCCAGGATTTACAGGTGCGGATCTCTCCAATTTGCTGAATGAAGCCGCAATCCTGGCGGCTCGCCGCAATCTCACCGAAATATCAATGGATGAGATTAACGATGCTGTGGATCGCGTTTTGGCAGGCCCAGAGAAGAAGGATCGCGTCATGAGCGACAACCGCAAGAAATTGGTCGCTTATCATGAAGCCGGACATGCTCTGGTAGGGGCGCTGTTACCCGACTACGATGCCGTCCAGAAAGTGACAATTATTCCACGCGGTCGCGCTGGCGGCTTGACCTGGTTTCTGCCTACCGAGGATCGGATGCAAAGTCGCGCTTACCTGCAAAATCAAATGGCAGTAGCGCTGGGTGGCCGTTTGGCTGAAGAAATCGTATTTGGTGAGGAGGAAGTCACCACAGGTGCGTCCAGCGATTTACAGCAAGTGGCAGCGATCGCGCGTCAAATGATCATGCGCTTTGGCATGAGCGATAAGCTCGGCCCCATTGCCCTCGGTCGTTCTAGCGGTAACATGTTCCTCGGTCGCGATATTATGTCCGAGCGCGATTTCTCCGAAGAAACCGCCGCTGTCATCGATGCTGAAGTGAGCGATCTAGTATCATCTGCCTATAATTGCGCTAAGCTGATTTTGACGCAGAACCGTCACATCCTGGACACAATTGCCCAATTGCTGATCGAGCGCGAAACCGTCGATGCCGAAGAGCTACAGGAAATTATCAACACCAGCGATGTTAGAATGGCAGGCATTCTCTAA
- a CDS encoding papain fold toxin domain-containing protein — translation MGNLAIRFPLLHCEECANALKQRLKQRAIPGKLWRLSTQYDTEDFILSKRLEQQGCLETITENGVHYGVEVFGKIFDNLSKQGLSPEDWGSDFISLSNEFEVVVIEEF, via the coding sequence ATCGGTAACCTTGCCATCCGATTTCCACTGCTTCATTGTGAAGAATGTGCTAACGCGCTTAAACAGCGGCTAAAACAACGTGCAATCCCTGGCAAACTTTGGCGACTTTCGACTCAGTATGATACGGAAGACTTTATCCTCAGTAAGCGCCTTGAGCAACAAGGCTGCTTGGAGACCATTACTGAAAATGGCGTTCACTATGGTGTGGAAGTCTTTGGGAAAATCTTTGATAATCTTTCTAAGCAAGGACTTTCACCAGAAGATTGGGGTAGTGATTTCATTTCTCTATCTAATGAGTTTGAAGTTGTAGTAATTGAAGAGTTTTAA
- the idi gene encoding isopentenyl-diphosphate Delta-isomerase produces MEEQVILVDERDRPIGIAEKMQAHRDGLLHRAFSIFVTNTKGELLLQKRSRSKYHSGGLWTNTCCSHPRPGESTEAAARRRLQEEMGFSCDLHEIFNFTYQANLDNGLIEHEFDRVFVGEFNGKPILNPEEAEDWCWIEINDLRDDIQAHPDRYTFWLKVCFKKFVSYMDTVVRQNV; encoded by the coding sequence ATGGAAGAACAAGTAATTTTGGTGGACGAACGCGATCGCCCCATTGGCATAGCAGAGAAGATGCAGGCGCATCGGGATGGTTTATTGCACCGCGCCTTCTCGATTTTTGTCACTAATACTAAGGGCGAACTTCTCCTGCAAAAGCGATCGCGCTCTAAGTATCATTCCGGCGGACTCTGGACGAATACCTGTTGCAGCCATCCCAGACCGGGGGAATCTACTGAGGCGGCAGCCCGGCGCAGACTTCAGGAGGAAATGGGATTTAGCTGCGACCTCCACGAAATCTTCAATTTTACCTACCAGGCAAACCTGGACAACGGATTGATCGAACACGAGTTCGATCGCGTATTTGTGGGAGAATTCAATGGCAAACCGATTTTAAATCCAGAAGAAGCGGAAGACTGGTGCTGGATCGAGATTAATGACCTGAGAGACGATATTCAAGCGCACCCCGATCGCTACACTTTCTGGCTGAAAGTCTGCTTTAAGAAGTTTGTTAGTTACATGGATACGGTAGTTAGACAAAATGTTTAA